A window of Ictidomys tridecemlineatus isolate mIctTri1 chromosome 1, mIctTri1.hap1, whole genome shotgun sequence contains these coding sequences:
- the LOC101958458 gene encoding interferon-gamma-inducible GTPase 10-like translates to MDQSIVDFLKNSSIKNFQHLANDFMPHYSTLISKVGGILSPETLSNIQKDLQEGKLNDAVDKIQESLAAAENCILEVAVIGESGTGKSSFINALRGVSSEEEGAANTGVVETTMEKTPYQHPKYPKVTFWDLPGTGTPNFLPDTYLETVGFTSYDFFIIISSSRFSFNDALLAQKIKEEGKKFYFVRTKVDSDLYNEEVTKPKSFKRERVLQQIRDNCLANLSNIGVPEPCIFLVSNFNLDNFDFPRLQETLLKDLPAHKRHIFALLLPTFSEASIEIKRDFLKEKIWLDAVKSASLAFVPFMPIIYGFDLPEQEKCLKDYRQHFGLDDMSIEEIAEKLGTSIQGIKTYIKSLDFWQLVKDDSIAAKARSCAECCCSVNGGAISAVFQLLKVYFLHLKFLDTVANDAKILLHKTSKRAGDMA, encoded by the coding sequence ATGGATCAGTCCATCGTAGACTTCCTGAAGAATTCATCGATAAAGAATTTTCAGCATTTGGCTAACGACTTTATGCCTCACTACTCCACATTAATTAGTAAGGTAGGAGGCATCCTCTCTCCAGAAACCCTCAGTAATATTCAAAAAGACCTTCAGGAAGGGAAGCTAAATGATGCAGTGGACAAGATTCAGGAATCACTTGCTGCAGCAGAAAATTGTATTCTGGAGGTGGCTGTAATAGGGGAGTCTGGGACTGGCAAGTCCAGTTTCATCAATGCCCTGCGAGGGGTTAGTTCTGAAGAGGAGGGAGCAGCTAACACTGGAGTTGTAGAGACCACCATGGAGAAGACCCCCTATCAACATCCAAAATATCCCAAGGTGACCTTCTGGGACCTGCCTGGAACAGGGACTCCCAATTTCCTTCCAGACACTTATCTAGAAACTGTGGGATTTACTAGCTATGACTTCTTTATCATCATTTCCTCCTCCCGGTTCAGCTTCAATGATGCTCTCCTGGCTCAGAAAATcaaagaggaggggaagaagttTTACTTTGTTAGAACCAAAGTGGACAGTGATTTATATAATGAAGAGGTAACCAAACCGAAGTCCTTCAAAAGGGAGAGAGTCCTTCAGCAGATTCGAGACAACTGTCTGGCTAATCTCAGTAACATTGGAGTACCTGAACCATGCATCTTCCTAGTCTCTAATTTTAACTTGGATAATTTTGATTTCCCAAGACTACAGGAGACTCTGCTGAAGGATCTCCCTGCTCACAAGCGTCATATCTTTGCACTTCTGTTGCCcactttttctgaggcttctATTGAAATAAAGAGAGATTTTCTCAAGGAGAAGATCTGGTTGGATGCTGTGAAGTCAGCATCTTTGGCCTTTGTCCCCTTCATGCCCATTATCTATGGCTTTGATTTGCCTGAACAAGAGAAGTGCTTGAAGGATTACCGACAACATTTTGGTCTTGATGATATGTCAATTGAAGAAATTGCTGAAAAGTTGGGCACTTCTATACAGGGCATCAAGACATACATCAAGTCCTTGGATTTCTGGCAACTTGTGAAGGATGATAGTATAGCAGCAAAGGCGAGGAGCTGTGCTGAGTGCTGCTGTTCAGTGAATGGAGGTGCCATATCTGCTGTCTTCCAACTTCTAAAAGTCtactttttacatttgaaattccTTGATACTGTGGCTAATGATGCTAAAATTCTCTTGCATAAGacttcaaaaagggctggggatatggcttag